The segment TTTCTCCTTTGATCGCACGAACGTAAATGACACGAAACGTTTTCAGAACGAGATTTTCTTAagacgaaaagaaagaaatgtaagCGCGCTTATCACAATaacaagtaaatattattgtgtgagattctaaaaattcttttgtcaGTATTCTCaggagaattttaataaaatttaataaagatgtaCCTCTTTCATGTAATAAGGAAAACAATTttgaatttgttaattttaatgaacatgaaagtaatttaactttatataaagtaatatttacatataaggtGTTGCCTCAGaacaatttatacatttgatttatCTAATTTCTTTTAGTCTTGCAAATTCTCTTtcgaattttattgcaatgacGTAaagtagataatattataacagcAACATAAATAAAGTAACAACCTAACAATATTGTAAGATGTTTTTTGgtgtaataatatctttcaatgtaaactatattaaaaatatttttaatgtaattacattaatgtaagtgatcattttttgtttttagaatcttattatttttctataataataactgtACGGAATGTAATTTTGGCGTACTCTgtctattatttgttaaattacaaGAGGTTGGTTTAGAATATTATCATTTGCACTCGGTTCCATAATGCACAACCTGTACAAATCACATAGGTAATAAACAGCAacaaatcgaaaaaaatacaaaacattctatatgataattttgtaatatgatGCTGCGCAATACATTACAAAGCAGAAGAAACTGTACactatgttattattattattataacaaaacattattgttatagcaatattattattagcgaatatttttattataccatAACactagtaataataatgtaatttaatatataagatgttttaaattttagtgaTTTATTACAAGTAACGAATCTCCAGagcaataattgcaaattgattttcaagattatattttataataaacatattattcgtGAATATCGATCTtagtatcataattttatcatctttttatCATGCTACTATTTTAtagttctattttatataaaaaataattttaattttttaaaattataaattgcgtTATGAAAAGACGAAAAAGTTTCGacgaaagttttttttatagtcaTTTTGTATAGTCTAAgcaacaagttttttttacattgtttttattatttattatatttatcttttttaggAGCGTATGTGAttccttattataatttaaaatattggatagatattgcatataaataagagCTTTGATTGGCTGTTGGGATGACATTTTCTAGTTACATTGGCAACCTTTAGATGGCGTTTAAGTTTGTTTATAGTTACTTGGCAAGCAGTTTATCCTTTATCCCTTGTGCTGTGCTACAAAAGGATAAGAACAAGCTTTCTCGATGATAATttaagttgaaaataaatccTTCGCCGACATGGACAAGCTGACAAAGCCACAAATAATCTGTCACATTGAGAAATCGGTGAATTATTCGCTGTTTGATGTCAAATGGATACCATGCAGCGCCAAGTTTGTGGTTATGGGTTCTCGACCTCGTGGCACCGGCATTATACAAATCTACGAATTGTCCAGCGGCGAGTTGAAGCTCGTGAAAGATATAGAGAGGTCTAATCAGATGAAATGTGGAACATTCAAGGCTTCCAATCTTCGGGATAGACATTTAGCTACCGGTGATTTTAAGGtttcttttactttaacaGATATCTATTCACGTtccaatatttacattagCGTTCTATTTGATAAGGTTTTACAGAATAAGTTAAATAGCATCTGTCCATTTTACAGGGTAAACTAAATATCTACAATTTAGAGGATCCTTCGATACCAGTTTACACAGCTAATGCTCACACACAGATTATAAATGCCGTTGATGGAGTGGCAGGTGCCAGCGTAGGATGCGGTGCACCCGAATTGGTAACTGGATCCAGAGATGGAAGTGTTAAAGTATGGGATCCCAGACAGAAGAACCGACCGGTTGCTATTATGGAGCCTAAGGAAGGAGAAAGTCGACGAGACTGCTGGTCGGTCGCGTTTGGCAATTCTTACAATTCTGAGGAGAGAGTAGTGGCTGCGGGATATGACAATGGTGATGTTAAAATGTTTGATCTGAGAGCAATGACGGTGAAGTGGGAAAGTAATCTGAAAAATGGAGTTTGCGGTCTCGAGTTTGACAGAAGAGACATCTCCATGAATAAGCTGGTTGCCACTACGCtagaatcaaaattttatctttttgacTTGAAAACTCAGCATCCCAAGAAGGGCTTTGCATATCTTGTTGAAAaggttattatttaaagagaattaaaatttattctctccaatatattataagtttgtAATTATGTGTGATTGCGTGATTTTAGGCTCATAAATCGACGATATGGCTGGTTAAGCATTTACCACAAAATCGTGAATTATTCGCAACTTGTGGTGGTGGAGGGACAATCTGTCTTTGGAAATAGtaagtatacatgtatacagtctacatctattttataaaattctaatggTAATGATATTACATCTCTGTGAGAAAACGTGtgttttaaaaactaatatttatcatttctcagtaattatccagagaaaagaaaaactacGGATGCGGACGGGATCGAACAGGGTGTCGTCGGCAACGTGAGTTTGCTGCAAAATAGTACGCTCTCATCGCAACCCATTAGTTCCTTGGATTGGAGCCCGGACAAACAAGGACTCGGCGTTTGCACGTCGTTTGATCAATGCTTACGTGTTATCATCACTACGAAACTGAACACATATTGATTAAACAGCAgaaaatgtttgtaaatataagtCTGTACTATAGCAGGAGAAAAGGTTCCTTCAAGTTCCATTTTGTACGTTTAAGATAgtctattaataaaactttttagttGCTTCATATGCGACTTTCGAATGTATAGGATTTAGTCGGCAGGTTTAGCAATACGGACAACGGAGctgaaaagaataagaaaacgCACGTGAAATTCATCCTTTTAGCAGGCATCTCGATTTTATGAGTTGAGAATGGAAATATCGATTTCTTGTTCACGAGCGCCTTACGCAACGGCGAGCAGATGGggatgaattatatattattggacTAATCTATTTAGGATCGGACTCTTTCTTCCTAAGCATCGGCCATTTTACGCGCCTGGTCGCAGGCGTTACGCAATATCGCGCGCGCCAACCTCTCCGCCATTTGAGGCGTATTCGACCCGCACGTTGTCGCGTATACCTCGCGCTATGTCGTGCGAGGAGGCAGCGTTGCAGCTGCGCGCATACCCAAGGTCAGAAATATCTCgactttaattacataaattaaccATCGTCAAGTCCAACCATATCTTTGTCGATATATGCGTTTTCGacattcgattttatttaatccttttattctttttaaattctttagagGTTTAACTTTGATGTGAATTCTAAGGAAAACGAGACGGAGAGATTAGATGTAGTAAAAATgcagttaaaatttaaagattttttctttgacCTCTTTCACGCAttccaaaaaatttaactttacaataaCTCTGTTTCATCTTGTACGCAGAATTTGAAACAATTTAGTTTGTTTTTCTCacgtttaaacatttttttatttttcttatattatttctttatggTTTATATTGCAACGCACTAATATTTGCGTGTTCTCAGCAAGCAATTTTATCttggaatatataatacaatttttcgtttatatgtatgtctaatatatgtatatatatatatatatatatatatatatatatcagtcgAAGCAAAGTGAAGGGTTAGACGGCTATCCTGGAAATGTACCTAATGTCAGTTGGCTAATTACATAGCGGagtatgtatacgtatatatatactggTACGTATACATGTCGACAGGTAGAGAAGTGTGCAATACCTGATTCCTATTTTCGTGTCTCGGTGATGTATTCCGTGAAGACTTGGTCAACATCCAAAAATTGGCCGTGCAAGTTGCATATAGTTTGCCCACGCTATATAGTTACGATCCGATTAAACCTTGAATAGAAAGGCTGATCCCCCAGAATCCCTGTTTTCCATTAAATGTCATTACAAAGTGCTTTcgatgaaaaatttcattattatttgcatttatcacaaaattgacgagcgttaattaaagaaaaaaaatatcttcattAGACgagagttttattattattgctctATACATTTGGCAACTTTTAAACCGATGGTAATTGTAATCGTGGATCGGTAAATGGATCGGAAGGAATTgcagtgtaaaaaaatatttttatttgtttctttttttttttataagtttttttgttCAATAATCCTAGTAATCGTAATGGCAGACTTTGTAACATTATCTGATAACTTAATTAGAATGTCAAATCGTCGATTTATAGTAAGatgtttaaaattgaaagtaaaagACAATTTCGTCATCATAAATCAATGTTACTGCCAAGactataataattgatatcgcTGTGTGTTTAATCTATTGTacattatgtaaaatgtaaatttttttctaatacatTTGTTGAAGAAAAGAACTTTTGAACGGCAGAAGAGAAAAGATCGACGGCCTGCGCGATCGGTAGTATTAAAATGCAAGTTTCTTCATTAGCAGGTACATGTGTTGATCTATCTCAAAGCCGTGCAGATTGTTCGCGTCGCCCTGTAGCCTCATGAGCAGACCTCCGAAAGATACATAGGCTGATCTGGAAATAAAGAAGAGAACAATCAATCAGTTGTAAGtcttttgtaatttgtaaggttcttttttaataatagcttTGTGCGTGCGGCTCGGGGTTCAGTGGACTTTTCCTTCGtcgcttataaaaataagcgaCCGAGCCGCGCGATTCTTTCACGttcaggaataaaaaaaaacaaaagtccATATCGCGAAATCGTCA is part of the Anoplolepis gracilipes chromosome 2, ASM4749672v1, whole genome shotgun sequence genome and harbors:
- the Wdr92 gene encoding dynein axonemal assembly factor 10; translated protein: MDKLTKPQIICHIEKSVNYSLFDVKWIPCSAKFVVMGSRPRGTGIIQIYELSSGELKLVKDIERSNQMKCGTFKASNLRDRHLATGDFKGKLNIYNLEDPSIPVYTANAHTQIINAVDGVAGASVGCGAPELVTGSRDGSVKVWDPRQKNRPVAIMEPKEGESRRDCWSVAFGNSYNSEERVVAAGYDNGDVKMFDLRAMTVKWESNLKNGVCGLEFDRRDISMNKLVATTLESKFYLFDLKTQHPKKGFAYLVEKAHKSTIWLVKHLPQNRELFATCGGGGTICLWKYNYPEKRKTTDADGIEQGVVGNVSLLQNSTLSSQPISSLDWSPDKQGLGVCTSFDQCLRVIITTKLNTY